From a single Oceanobacillus kimchii X50 genomic region:
- a CDS encoding zinc-binding alcohol dehydrogenase family protein, whose protein sequence is MKAIQVEKPGKLEIVEMNKPTIKDDYDVIVKVKRVGICGSDVHIYHGTNPFTKYPRVIGHEVSGVVEEVGNKVVSIKKGDLVALEPIIYCGECYACRKGQPNVCKSLEVFGVHRDGGMSEWLKAEEKNWHKVSSHVSEEAAALIEPLTIGAQATYRGEVREGEKVFIIGAGPTGIACLLLAKERGATVFISDFNQTRLDYADSIGADVTIQPKKVNVASEIDRLTDGELANVVIDAVGLPETFQQAVELTSIAGTVVTLGFNEEPSSIPSLLLTKKELKVVGSRLQSHQFKNVIDKVNERKLDPSKIISHQYPMEQIKGAFDLLENHPDEVRKIVLTF, encoded by the coding sequence ATGAAAGCAATACAGGTTGAGAAACCAGGGAAATTAGAAATTGTAGAAATGAATAAACCTACTATAAAAGATGACTATGACGTCATTGTAAAAGTGAAAAGAGTTGGTATATGTGGTTCAGATGTTCACATCTACCATGGAACTAACCCATTTACCAAATATCCAAGAGTAATTGGTCATGAAGTATCTGGTGTAGTGGAAGAAGTTGGAAACAAAGTTGTTAGTATAAAAAAAGGTGATTTAGTAGCGTTAGAACCTATTATCTACTGTGGAGAATGTTATGCATGTAGAAAAGGTCAACCTAATGTATGCAAATCATTAGAGGTTTTTGGTGTTCATCGAGATGGAGGGATGAGTGAATGGCTTAAAGCTGAAGAAAAGAATTGGCATAAAGTCTCTAGTCATGTTTCTGAAGAAGCGGCGGCTTTAATTGAACCTTTAACAATTGGAGCGCAAGCAACGTATAGAGGAGAAGTGCGTGAAGGAGAGAAAGTTTTTATTATTGGCGCTGGTCCTACAGGTATTGCTTGTCTGTTATTAGCAAAAGAACGAGGTGCTACAGTATTCATCTCTGACTTCAATCAAACAAGATTAGATTATGCAGATTCTATTGGTGCAGATGTTACCATACAGCCTAAAAAAGTTAATGTAGCATCGGAGATAGATAGATTAACAGATGGAGAGCTAGCAAATGTTGTAATCGATGCCGTAGGATTACCTGAGACTTTTCAACAAGCAGTTGAACTTACTTCAATAGCGGGGACAGTAGTTACATTAGGTTTTAATGAAGAACCATCTTCAATACCGTCTCTGTTATTAACGAAAAAAGAATTAAAAGTTGTTGGATCAAGACTACAGTCACATCAGTTTAAAAATGTAATCGATAAAGTTAATGAAAGAAAGTTAGATCCAAGTAAAATAATTTCTCATCAATATCCAATGGAGCAAATAAAAGGTGCGTTTGATTTATTAGAAAACCATCCAGATGAAGTTAGAAAAATAGTACTAACATTTTAG
- a CDS encoding glycerate kinase encodes MKIVIIPSGFKECLNAEEVASSMDMGIRRFDRNVKTVVIPMIDGGEGFAKTIINIKKGELIYKRVTGPVGGQIMSHFGVYEEKGVKKAVIEMAAVAGLRLVPRSMRNPLKTTTFGVGELIAAALDENVDQIIIGCGDSGTSDGGAGMAQALGVQFLDQRHQLLDIRGGGDLSQVSHIDLSHLDERVCNVRIDVACNWHNILCGAKGVARVFAPQKGATPGEVEILSHGLEHYASLIQEAKGVDVRFVPGSGASGGLGAGLLAFTNAVLHPRYDIIMQYIQLEEHIQDADLVLTAEGCLDGQTPNGKIPSEVSRIAKLAGVPVIAITGTIGEGASINYTSGIDAYTSIIQKPTSLESAMEEAAIWIADSAEAAIRQIQIGYNIAQRKYKRDVI; translated from the coding sequence ATGAAAATTGTAATTATACCATCCGGATTTAAAGAGTGCTTAAATGCAGAAGAAGTTGCTAGTTCAATGGATATGGGAATCCGTCGGTTTGATCGAAATGTAAAAACAGTTGTCATTCCAATGATTGATGGTGGGGAAGGTTTTGCGAAAACAATTATCAATATTAAAAAAGGAGAACTAATTTACAAGAGAGTCACTGGACCAGTAGGTGGACAGATAATGAGCCATTTTGGAGTATATGAAGAGAAAGGAGTAAAGAAGGCTGTTATAGAAATGGCCGCTGTTGCAGGGTTAAGGTTAGTTCCTCGATCCATGCGCAATCCTTTGAAAACGACTACATTTGGTGTGGGTGAACTAATAGCAGCTGCTTTAGATGAAAATGTCGATCAAATTATTATTGGATGCGGTGATTCGGGAACATCCGATGGGGGAGCTGGTATGGCTCAAGCGTTAGGGGTTCAATTTCTCGATCAGCGTCATCAGTTATTGGATATTCGCGGAGGCGGCGACTTAAGCCAAGTCTCACATATTGATCTTTCTCATCTAGATGAAAGAGTTTGTAATGTGAGAATTGATGTTGCTTGTAATTGGCATAATATTCTTTGTGGAGCAAAAGGAGTCGCCCGTGTATTTGCTCCTCAAAAGGGAGCTACTCCTGGAGAAGTAGAGATTTTAAGTCATGGATTAGAACACTATGCATCTTTGATTCAGGAAGCAAAGGGTGTTGATGTTAGGTTTGTACCAGGAAGTGGAGCTTCGGGTGGACTGGGAGCAGGATTGCTTGCCTTCACAAATGCTGTGCTCCATCCTCGATATGATATCATCATGCAATATATTCAGCTTGAAGAGCATATTCAGGATGCTGATTTGGTTTTAACAGCGGAAGGATGTTTAGATGGCCAAACGCCTAATGGAAAGATACCATCGGAAGTTTCAAGAATTGCCAAACTAGCAGGAGTTCCGGTGATTGCTATTACCGGTACCATTGGTGAAGGAGCAAGTATTAATTATACAAGTGGAATTGACGCATATACGAGTATTATCCAAAAGCCGACTTCATTAGAAAGTGCAATGGAAGAAGCAGCTATTTGGATTGCGGATAGTGCAGAAGCAGCGATAAGACAAATACAAATAGGATATAACATCGCGCAACGTAAATATAAGCGGGATGTAATATGA
- a CDS encoding SLC13 family permease — translation MIGDTRIERRNTRISPITKYFNEMSYRSVFLYSIFIILFVAIAFTRSLDYEAKITLIIFIIAMVLWVVTKLPAGYVALGSLLFIILLKGASPSLLYESFSLEIVWLMIGAFIIGEAVKRSGLADRMMNSILHRSTSYNGLLFYVMIALFPLAIFIPSTSGRAALTLPVVKELGRRIKDEKQKQTLALFVPIIILMTTSATIIGAGSHLIGIELLNQTTGGSISFFNWLIWGLPFALFISFITYLVIKLYFVRQGSNPVSMEVVNDSVDHEKKVMTKKESQTLVIIGILVLLWLTEAVHGYEIGFVTIFGAIVLMTPKYGLISWKQGIRAVSWNLIIFVSAATALGINLVETGVVGWVEEHIFQYILKYSGFSHWGILCVILLISITSHLYVTSHTTRAIVFLPGFLMLSTSLDLNSTAVLFLCLIGMNYCVTFPISSKALLVYFEQEDMNFEARDLLKLSMILMPVYFISMLIFYYTYWTWTGLSL, via the coding sequence ATGATAGGCGATACTCGAATAGAAAGAAGAAATACGAGAATATCTCCGATCACTAAATATTTTAATGAGATGTCTTATCGTTCTGTATTTCTTTACAGTATATTCATCATTTTATTTGTAGCAATCGCATTTACTAGATCGTTAGATTATGAGGCGAAAATTACACTTATTATTTTTATTATTGCGATGGTATTATGGGTGGTTACGAAGCTTCCTGCTGGGTATGTAGCACTTGGATCATTATTATTTATCATTCTATTAAAAGGAGCTAGCCCAAGCTTATTATATGAATCATTTTCACTTGAAATAGTCTGGTTAATGATTGGGGCATTTATTATAGGTGAAGCAGTGAAACGTTCTGGATTAGCTGATCGAATGATGAACTCAATCCTTCACCGCTCTACAAGTTATAATGGGCTTTTATTTTATGTCATGATAGCACTTTTTCCGTTGGCTATTTTTATACCTTCTACATCTGGGAGGGCTGCGTTAACGTTGCCTGTTGTTAAGGAATTGGGTAGACGAATCAAGGATGAGAAACAGAAGCAAACACTAGCTTTGTTTGTCCCCATCATTATTTTGATGACAACTTCAGCTACTATCATTGGAGCGGGGTCACATCTTATAGGAATAGAACTTTTAAACCAAACAACAGGGGGTTCGATTTCCTTTTTTAATTGGCTAATTTGGGGGTTACCATTTGCCTTGTTTATCAGTTTTATTACTTATTTGGTAATAAAACTATATTTTGTACGGCAAGGTTCTAACCCTGTATCCATGGAAGTGGTTAATGATTCAGTTGACCATGAGAAAAAGGTAATGACAAAAAAAGAGTCGCAAACCTTAGTAATCATCGGCATACTTGTTCTTCTTTGGTTAACAGAGGCAGTACATGGATATGAAATTGGATTTGTCACCATTTTTGGGGCAATTGTTTTGATGACTCCTAAGTATGGTCTGATTTCGTGGAAACAAGGGATAAGGGCGGTATCTTGGAATTTAATTATATTTGTATCGGCAGCAACTGCATTAGGGATTAACCTAGTGGAAACGGGGGTTGTTGGATGGGTTGAGGAACATATCTTTCAATACATTTTAAAGTATTCAGGATTCAGTCATTGGGGAATACTTTGCGTAATCTTACTTATTTCCATTACGAGTCATTTATATGTGACCTCTCATACGACAAGAGCCATTGTATTTCTACCTGGATTTCTTATGTTAAGTACCTCGTTAGACTTAAATTCTACTGCAGTTTTGTTTTTATGTTTGATTGGGATGAATTATTGTGTGACTTTTCCAATAAGCTCCAAAGCATTGCTTGTTTATTTTGAACAGGAGGACATGAACTTTGAAGCTCGAGATTTATTGAAGTTAAGCATGATACTAATGCCTGTTTATTTTATTTCTATGTTGATATTCTATTATACGTATTGGACATGGACTGGATTATCACTTTAA
- a CDS encoding TRAP transporter large permease — MMALLLFGLFLILIVTGVPIAFSLVLSSLVYLLIAGVPLTVIPQTLFAGLDSFVMLAIPAFILAGNLMNAGGITNRIIDFANAVVGHIRGGLGLTNVASSLGFAGISGTALSDTASIGSVMIPAMKKQGYGAGFSAAVTSISSTVGPMLPPSLPMIIIGTLASISIGDLFLAGAIPGVLLALGFLLVTYIISVNRQYPKGERQTIAVVGKTFMGAFWALLMVVIILWGILGGYFTPTEAAVVCVVYAFIVGKFVYKELDLKQVPAILLTTLRSTASILLLVGFANTFGWILVSEGVPLLIADGILSVSENPIFVTLLIILLLLMVGMFMETIAALVILFPVLLPVAESIGMDPIHFGVVMVLSLMIGLSTPPVGVCLFVASTFAEVSITKTIRELLPFFGIAIFVLLVVAFVPSLSLYLPSLFE, encoded by the coding sequence ATGATGGCTTTATTGCTTTTTGGTCTGTTCTTAATACTCATTGTTACCGGTGTGCCAATTGCATTTAGTTTAGTATTATCTTCATTGGTTTATCTATTAATTGCAGGAGTACCGTTAACCGTTATTCCACAAACCTTATTTGCGGGCTTAGATTCTTTTGTCATGCTTGCGATTCCGGCATTCATTTTGGCAGGTAATTTGATGAATGCTGGTGGGATTACAAACCGTATTATTGACTTTGCGAACGCAGTAGTGGGTCATATAAGAGGTGGCTTAGGCTTAACAAACGTAGCTTCTTCTCTAGGATTTGCAGGAATATCTGGAACAGCTTTATCTGATACAGCAAGCATAGGATCTGTAATGATTCCAGCGATGAAAAAACAAGGGTATGGTGCTGGGTTCTCAGCAGCAGTAACTTCAATATCATCAACTGTGGGACCGATGCTACCCCCATCTTTACCAATGATTATTATTGGAACTTTAGCCAGTATTTCTATTGGTGATTTATTTTTAGCAGGTGCAATCCCAGGTGTATTATTAGCATTAGGATTTTTACTAGTTACATATATTATTTCTGTAAACCGTCAATATCCTAAAGGTGAAAGACAGACAATCGCTGTAGTTGGTAAAACCTTTATGGGAGCGTTTTGGGCGCTATTAATGGTAGTTATTATTCTTTGGGGGATTCTTGGAGGATATTTTACCCCAACAGAAGCAGCGGTAGTTTGTGTGGTATATGCATTTATTGTAGGGAAATTTGTTTATAAAGAACTGGACTTAAAACAAGTACCTGCTATTTTGCTTACAACGTTAAGATCAACAGCTTCCATTTTATTACTTGTAGGATTTGCAAATACTTTTGGTTGGATTTTAGTAAGTGAAGGTGTGCCACTTCTAATTGCAGATGGAATCCTTTCTGTTTCAGAAAATCCAATCTTTGTAACTTTATTAATTATATTGTTGCTCCTTATGGTTGGAATGTTTATGGAAACAATAGCAGCATTAGTTATTCTATTCCCTGTATTGTTGCCAGTTGCAGAAAGTATAGGAATGGATCCAATTCACTTTGGCGTGGTGATGGTATTATCCTTAATGATAGGTTTATCAACTCCGCCTGTGGGTGTTTGTTTATTTGTAGCATCAACATTCGCGGAAGTTTCAATTACCAAAACGATAAGAGAACTACTGCCTTTTTTTGGTATCGCAATTTTTGTGCTACTTGTTGTAGCCTTTGTACCTTCTCTATCTTTGTACCTACCGAGTCTATTTGAATAA
- a CDS encoding SDR family oxidoreductase yields MILLPIYEGLVGKVAVITGGSGVLCQAMAKELARQGMKIAILNRNVENGEKVAEEIIGHGGIAIAVGCDVLKEKHVKEAYKIVKKELGECDLLINGAGGNHPDAITDKEKFEAGDIDDNTVKSFFDLQLNGFDHVFQLNLVGSLIPTQVFAQNMATRGGNVINISSMAAPAPMTKVPAYSAAKAGIDNLTKWLSVHFAEVGIRVNAIAPGFFLTNQNRNLLLNEDGSLSNRAEKIINHTPQRRFGNPEDLLGTLLWLADDNTSGFVTGITVPVDGGFMAYSGV; encoded by the coding sequence ATGATATTGTTACCAATTTATGAAGGACTAGTTGGAAAAGTAGCAGTTATTACTGGTGGTAGCGGAGTATTATGTCAAGCAATGGCAAAAGAACTTGCACGTCAGGGTATGAAAATCGCTATTTTAAATCGTAATGTTGAGAATGGAGAAAAGGTTGCTGAAGAAATCATAGGACATGGCGGTATAGCAATAGCAGTTGGTTGCGATGTATTAAAGGAAAAGCATGTAAAGGAAGCTTATAAGATAGTAAAAAAAGAATTAGGAGAATGTGATTTATTAATAAATGGAGCTGGAGGAAATCATCCAGATGCTATTACAGACAAGGAGAAGTTTGAAGCAGGAGACATCGATGACAATACTGTAAAATCTTTCTTTGATTTGCAATTAAATGGATTTGACCATGTGTTTCAGCTGAATTTAGTCGGGTCACTTATTCCTACACAAGTATTTGCACAGAATATGGCTACACGCGGAGGGAATGTTATCAATATTTCATCCATGGCGGCACCTGCACCAATGACAAAAGTTCCAGCATATAGTGCTGCTAAAGCAGGTATAGATAATCTTACTAAATGGTTATCTGTTCATTTCGCGGAAGTGGGTATTAGAGTTAATGCGATTGCTCCTGGGTTCTTTTTGACCAATCAAAATAGAAATCTTTTACTAAATGAAGATGGTTCTTTATCTAACCGTGCAGAAAAAATCATTAATCATACACCACAACGTCGGTTTGGGAATCCGGAAGATTTATTGGGCACTTTACTTTGGCTCGCTGATGATAATACATCTGGATTTGTAACGGGAATAACAGTACCTGTTGACGGAGGATTTATGGCTTATTCTGGCGTATAA
- the uxuA gene encoding mannonate dehydratase yields the protein MRMTFRWYGENNDSVSLKHIKQIPGVEGLVWALHHRSAGEVWPLEEVLEVKKQADKYGFHLDVVESINVHEDIKLGKESRDQYIDNYKESIRHVAAVGAKVICFNFMPVFDWTRTDLYKELEDGSTALFYETSKVNQMDPTELIKQITNSGYTMPGWEPERLKTIKNSFKAYEEVDEEQLWINLEYFLNEVLPVAEEEDIKLAIHPDDPPWPVFNLPRIITNERAVERYLAISDSPSHCLTLCSGSLGANPNNDIPGIIRRFHNRIAFAHVRNVRIYDNGDFIETSHRTKDGSVPIDEIVKAYHDTEFKGYIRPDHGRHLWNEECRPGYGLYDRALGVMHLWGLWDAYELVKQERSE from the coding sequence ATGCGAATGACATTTAGATGGTATGGTGAGAATAATGACTCTGTTTCATTAAAACATATTAAGCAAATTCCTGGTGTAGAAGGTTTGGTATGGGCATTGCATCATCGTTCAGCAGGAGAAGTATGGCCGTTAGAAGAAGTATTGGAAGTGAAAAAGCAAGCAGATAAGTATGGCTTTCACTTGGACGTTGTGGAAAGTATTAACGTTCATGAGGATATTAAATTAGGAAAGGAATCAAGAGATCAGTATATAGATAACTATAAGGAAAGTATTCGACATGTTGCAGCTGTAGGAGCGAAAGTTATTTGTTTTAACTTTATGCCTGTTTTTGATTGGACGCGTACCGACCTTTACAAAGAATTAGAGGATGGTTCAACGGCATTGTTTTACGAAACATCAAAAGTGAATCAAATGGATCCGACTGAGTTGATTAAGCAAATAACCAATTCAGGTTATACAATGCCTGGCTGGGAACCTGAACGTTTAAAAACTATTAAAAATTCATTTAAAGCTTATGAAGAAGTAGATGAAGAACAATTGTGGATAAACTTAGAATATTTTTTAAATGAGGTGTTGCCTGTAGCAGAAGAGGAGGATATCAAATTGGCTATTCATCCTGATGATCCGCCATGGCCAGTGTTCAATCTACCCCGAATTATTACGAATGAACGAGCTGTTGAAAGATATCTAGCAATTTCAGATAGCCCATCTCATTGTCTAACTTTATGTAGTGGATCTTTAGGTGCAAATCCTAATAATGATATCCCAGGTATTATACGAAGATTTCATAATCGGATTGCTTTTGCCCATGTTCGTAATGTGAGAATCTATGATAATGGTGACTTTATAGAAACATCTCATCGAACGAAAGATGGATCCGTTCCAATTGACGAAATTGTAAAAGCGTATCATGACACTGAATTTAAAGGATATATTCGTCCGGATCATGGAAGACATTTATGGAACGAAGAATGTCGTCCTGGTTATGGATTATATGATCGTGCTTTAGGTGTAATGCATCTTTGGGGATTATGGGATGCTTATGAATTAGTGAAGCAAGAAAGGAGTGAATGA
- a CDS encoding DUF3888 domain-containing protein: protein MKRILVLTCILSLCISVPSAFAKPINEADTDFTKTLEYALIISLIEPIDEAITTIYKDDKNAPEDLEWSVDEAEILKIKQLGEVGEAYEITLKVFPYYGNKQIYGEDLLVVQAGGELIEFHHLDTYHVKDERK from the coding sequence ATGAAAAGAATTCTTGTTTTAACGTGTATCCTCAGTTTATGTATAAGTGTTCCATCTGCTTTTGCAAAGCCGATTAATGAAGCGGATACGGATTTTACTAAGACTCTCGAGTATGCACTTATCATTAGTCTCATAGAACCAATTGACGAAGCGATTACTACCATATACAAAGATGATAAAAATGCGCCGGAAGATTTAGAGTGGTCCGTCGATGAAGCAGAGATATTAAAGATTAAACAACTCGGCGAAGTTGGAGAAGCATATGAAATCACATTGAAAGTTTTTCCATACTATGGTAATAAACAAATATATGGTGAAGACTTGCTTGTTGTTCAGGCTGGTGGAGAATTAATAGAGTTTCATCATTTGGACACGTATCATGTGAAAGATGAACGGAAATAG
- a CDS encoding MFS transporter — protein sequence MFNWKYPLLLLSGIGISNIGGWVYLIALNLIILNETGSPFAVAILYILIPLATICSNFWSGSMIDRVNTRKLMIILDLFRGVCIALIPLIPSLPLVYVVAFIINMGTSIFEPASMVYMTKLIPKKDRQRFNALRSFINSCGAMIGPVIAGGLFWLGTPPTAIYVNALAMFCSAVIIFFLPNVTTYKAKNQDFNFNIIRMDIKVVLDYSKKHLLVAKIYLFFCGTTIFMAAIDSLEASFAKGVLLISDTSYGFLLSLFGVGIIAGSIMNTICASRFKINYLIAFGTIFTALGYVVFYSSQGFVTAVFGVVIIGFSVTFANTGYLTFYQNHVPVTIMGRFGSVFNIIEAIFIIGLTILVGFFADIIAIRSIGLVSSICFFVLGIMVMVSVSKSNRNNFFNM from the coding sequence TTGTTTAACTGGAAATACCCGCTTTTGTTATTAAGTGGTATTGGTATATCTAACATTGGAGGATGGGTGTATTTAATCGCATTAAATTTAATAATATTAAATGAAACGGGTTCTCCTTTTGCAGTAGCAATTTTGTACATTTTAATACCACTGGCTACAATCTGTTCAAATTTTTGGTCAGGTAGCATGATTGATCGAGTAAATACAAGAAAACTTATGATTATTCTTGATTTATTTCGAGGGGTGTGTATTGCTCTGATTCCACTAATTCCATCATTACCATTGGTATATGTTGTTGCATTTATAATTAATATGGGAACGTCGATATTTGAACCTGCTTCTATGGTTTATATGACGAAGTTAATTCCCAAGAAAGATAGACAACGATTTAATGCCCTAAGAAGTTTTATTAACTCTTGTGGAGCAATGATTGGACCAGTTATTGCAGGAGGTTTGTTTTGGTTAGGAACACCGCCTACAGCTATTTATGTAAATGCTCTTGCAATGTTTTGTTCTGCTGTTATTATTTTTTTCTTGCCAAATGTGACGACATATAAAGCTAAGAATCAAGACTTTAATTTCAATATAATTCGTATGGATATTAAGGTAGTGCTGGATTATAGTAAAAAGCATTTGTTGGTAGCAAAAATATATTTATTTTTCTGTGGTACGACTATTTTTATGGCAGCGATAGATTCATTAGAAGCATCTTTTGCGAAAGGTGTTTTATTAATATCAGACACCAGTTATGGATTTTTACTAAGTTTGTTTGGAGTTGGTATTATAGCGGGGTCTATAATGAATACGATCTGTGCAAGTCGATTTAAAATCAATTATTTAATTGCTTTTGGAACTATATTTACTGCGTTAGGGTATGTGGTTTTTTATAGCTCTCAAGGATTTGTAACGGCCGTTTTCGGAGTAGTTATTATTGGGTTTTCAGTAACTTTTGCGAACACTGGTTACTTAACATTCTATCAGAATCATGTTCCTGTAACTATAATGGGACGTTTTGGAAGTGTATTTAACATCATAGAAGCAATATTTATCATTGGACTAACAATCTTAGTGGGATTCTTTGCGGATATAATAGCTATTCGCTCTATAGGATTAGTAAGTTCTATCTGTTTTTTCGTACTAGGAATTATGGTAATGGTCTCCGTATCCAAAAGTAATCGCAATAATTTTTTCAACATGTAA